The following coding sequences lie in one Haematobia irritans isolate KBUSLIRL chromosome 3, ASM5000362v1, whole genome shotgun sequence genomic window:
- the LOC142231710 gene encoding uncharacterized protein LOC142231710 isoform X1, whose translation MSGSNVCRLCRSSCNNSIRLNDVNGRNNGVFDITSKYFDSKYLKIGRSSANSIAVLCMECWRRISVFNNFQQTALLLLDNLLGSEDQLTSTVQAPERNTNSLKVDHSSDTISIDGDDQRFSSNQASSAGRGNLIVTDCEIKFSTDIGEYKISESTPCNSSGTKYIENDNHHNGNPYDIDKDIQMGEGDVFIVDEFEQSETNTDEDKTNYENPTSDSPEIITPNNNQKKFGYSTENSDIIIAKWKPSLDCYKCHKKFPNFLSVKHHFPKDHPDDQFYIKCCRRKIKFRYRLEEHAIYHMNPGAYDCKLCTQRYTSKGSLEKHVRCAHSDTLSDLIKKRKNKLSNPRFGRCKYCPKLFTYRTAAYHHMKYHHPEVFAQRKQRRRKTK comes from the exons ATGTCGGGATCCAATGTGTGCCGTTTATGCAGGAGTTCGTGTAACAACAGCATTCGCTTGAATGATGTGAATGGCCGTAACAATGGGGTCTTTGACATCACCAGTAAATATTTCGATTCAAAG TATCTGAAAATTGGCCGAAGCTCTGCAAATTCAATAGCAGTACTGTGTATGGAATGTTGGCGTCGTATATCCGTCTTTAACAATTTCCAGCAAACAGCATTGTTATTACTGGATAATCTTCTTGGTTCGGAAGACCAATTAACCTCTACAGTTCAAGCGCcggaaagaaatacaaattctttaaaagtAGATCACTCTTCTGATACAATATCAATAGATGGTGATGACCAAAGATTTTCATCGAATCAAGCATCGTCTGCGGGACGAGGAAATTTAATTGTTACcgattgtgaaataaaattttcaaccgaCATAGGCGAATACAAAATATCAGAGAGCACACCATGCAATTCAAGTGGAACAAAGTACATTGAAAACGATAATCATCACAATGGAAACCCTTATGACATTGACAAGGATATCCAAATGGGTGAAGGGGATGTTTTCATTGTTGATGAATTTGAACAATCGGAAACGAATACAGATGAAGATAAAACAAATTATGAAAACCCTACCTCAGACAGCCCTGAGATTATAACACCAAACAATAACCAGAAAAAATTTGGATATTCTACGGAAAATTCTGATATTATTATAGCCAAGTGGAAACCTTCTTTAGACTGCTACAAGTGCCACAAGAAATTTCCGAATTTTCTGTCTGTTAAACATCACTTTCCCAAGGATCATCCCGATGATCAATTCTATATTAAGTGTTGTCGTCGCAAGATCAAATTCCGCTATCGTCTTGAAGAGCATGCTATTTATCATATGAATCCCGGGGCTTATGACTGTAAGCTATGTACGCAAAGGTATACATCCAAAGGTTCATTAGAAAAGCACGTGCGATGCGCCCATTCAGATACGCTGagtgatttgattaaaaagcgaaaaaataagCTTTCCAACCCGCGTTTTGGACGCTGTAAATATTGCCCAAAACTCTTTACTTATCGTACTGCAGCTTACCATCATATGAAATACCATCATCCAGAGGTATTTGCACAAAGAAAACAAAGGAGACGAAAAACTAAGTAA